The sequence below is a genomic window from uncultured Stenotrophomonas sp..
GGACCATCCCACGCCTCGCGCTCGGCGTCACGCTCGCGGCAGAACAGGATCGCCTCGCCGTGGCGGCGGCCGGGGATCAGCACCAGCACCGCCTCCGGCTCGGGGAAGCCGCTCAGGTACCAGAAGTCCGAGTCCTGCCGGTAGGGATGGAGGGTGTCGTGGCTGCGCACGCGCTCCGGCGCGGCCGGCAGGACCAGGATGGCGTCGTCGCCCGCAGCCTCCATCAACTGGCGGCGGCGCTGCGCGTATTCGGCCGGCGCGATGCCGGTCAGGGCCCGCACCGGCACCTCAGTTCAACCGCTGGCGGTGGCGCGCGCCCATCACGCAGTCGCCGTGCAGCAGCAGCACCGCCACGCGCACGAATTCCTCGATCTCGGCCAGCGCGTCCTCGTCCTCGTCGGCGCTGTCGAACTGGTCGCTGGAAGCCTGCGCCAGCCGCGCCAGGTCCTGCAGCGCTTCCTCGCCCTCCTCGCTCAGCACCGGCCGCTTGTCCGCGGCCAGCCCGAAACCACCGAGGAAGGCGCGGCACCAGTCGAACAGGGCATCGGTCCGCGCCTGCAGCGGCGCGCCGGGTTCGGCCAGCAGCAGCTCGAAAGCGAAGTCGCGGTCCTCCAGCTGTGCCACCACGGCCTGGCGCAGCCGGTCCAGCACGCTGCCCGGCTCGGGTGCCGGCAGGCCGTCGTCGGCCAGCACCTTGCCCGGCCATTCCGGCAGGTCGGCGCCACCGGCCGCCAGCCAGCCGCACAGCCCGCCGTGCAGTTCGGCCGCCGAAGCGGCCAGGCCCAGCGAGCGGCTGGCTTGGAGGATGTCGTGGACGGCGGGGAGTTCGGTCATGTCACTGGCCTTTGCAACGGGGAAAACCCGGGCCCGCACAACGCGTGGCAACGGCCGCACAGTGTAGCAACCACTCACGCGCGCCCATCTTGACCACCCCCGATCCCCATGCCTATCGTGCCGCAATGGATTCCTTCGACCCCGCCGCCCAGTTGCAGGCCCTGGCCACCCGCCTCGACGCCCTGTTCGAACGCAACCGGCGGCTGGCCGAAGAAAACCGCAGCCTGCGCCAGCAGCAGGAGCAACTGGTCGGCGAACGCGCACAGCTGCTGGCCAAGAACGAGCAGGCGCGCTCGCGGGTGGAAGCGATGATCACCCGCCTCAAGTCGCTGGAGCAGCACACGTGAGCCAGAACGAACCGGTCAGCGTCCACATCCTC
It includes:
- a CDS encoding conserved hypothetical protein (Evidence 4 : Homologs of previously reported genes of unknown function), whose protein sequence is MTELPAVHDILQASRSLGLAASAAELHGGLCGWLAAGGADLPEWPGKVLADDGLPAPEPGSVLDRLRQAVVAQLEDRDFAFELLLAEPGAPLQARTDALFDWCRAFLGGFGLAADKRPVLSEEGEEALQDLARLAQASSDQFDSADEDEDALAEIEEFVRVAVLLLHGDCVMGARHRQRLN
- a CDS encoding conserved hypothetical protein (Evidence 4 : Homologs of previously reported genes of unknown function) gives rise to the protein MTTPDPHAYRAAMDSFDPAAQLQALATRLDALFERNRRLAEENRSLRQQQEQLVGERAQLLAKNEQARSRVEAMITRLKSLEQHT